One window of the Campylobacter showae CSUNSWCD genome contains the following:
- a CDS encoding class I SAM-dependent methyltransferase → MNDIQKSYDELPYISAAFAETSPARLEALASFLSLTPPPSKTAKVLEIGCSYGGNLFPFAIANPQAKVLGIDLSEVQINKAKELAAQMRVDNIEFKAKDICDFTDADVRDYGKFDYIICHGVYSWVPDMVKDAILKTIKLFLSPNGVAYVSYNVYPGWKIKDTIRDCLIFGTKDIKGETAKVAKARELLKVLGEYAKFCQKDGNASQIFVNFESLKFHIDYILTMNDSYIAHEYLEAFNNPIYFKDFANSLEKNDLAYLAEVGLEDVFQSNLGLEEFDSYIDANFSSRIEKEQMLDFLTNNIFRRSMIVHKELVPNDFSVNIGVNELCKLHISADFSKTKNGYLNIKNIAMKPEYNWLYQVFTDVYPASVNFADVAALLKDDENAVKSAYFGFMEILAADCAKLTTYERPKVVYEVGKSRLKERVRGYFEYFSAADEPVIKIADELNVPANFSQFDAFIALKFNGENSPENIVKQTAKFAQERKLEFALKNGEAIKTVSKNEYQKAAENYVKDLELKLIDGGFLENF, encoded by the coding sequence ATGAACGACATCCAAAAATCCTACGATGAGCTTCCCTATATCTCGGCTGCATTTGCAGAGACTTCGCCTGCGCGACTTGAGGCTTTGGCTTCGTTTTTATCACTAACCCCGCCGCCGTCCAAAACAGCCAAAGTGCTAGAAATCGGCTGCAGCTACGGCGGAAATTTATTTCCTTTTGCCATCGCAAATCCGCAGGCAAAGGTGCTAGGCATAGATCTAAGCGAAGTGCAGATAAATAAAGCCAAAGAGCTAGCCGCACAAATGCGCGTGGATAATATCGAATTTAAAGCAAAAGATATCTGCGATTTTACGGATGCAGACGTGAGAGATTACGGCAAATTTGACTACATCATCTGCCACGGCGTTTATAGTTGGGTGCCCGATATGGTAAAGGACGCGATCCTAAAAACCATCAAGCTATTTTTGAGCCCAAACGGCGTTGCCTACGTGAGCTATAACGTCTATCCGGGCTGGAAGATCAAAGATACGATCAGGGATTGTTTGATTTTCGGTACCAAGGACATAAAGGGAGAAACCGCAAAGGTAGCTAAGGCTAGAGAGCTTTTAAAAGTACTTGGAGAATACGCCAAATTTTGCCAAAAAGACGGTAATGCGAGTCAAATTTTTGTAAATTTCGAAAGTCTAAAATTTCATATCGATTATATTCTAACGATGAACGACTCATACATAGCTCACGAGTATTTGGAAGCTTTTAATAATCCGATTTATTTTAAAGATTTTGCAAATAGTCTAGAGAAAAATGACCTAGCATATCTTGCCGAAGTCGGACTCGAGGATGTTTTTCAGTCAAATTTGGGGCTGGAAGAGTTTGACTCGTATATAGACGCAAATTTTAGCTCGCGTATCGAAAAAGAGCAGATGCTTGATTTTTTAACCAATAATATTTTCAGACGTAGTATGATAGTGCACAAAGAGCTCGTTCCAAACGATTTTAGCGTAAATATCGGCGTGAACGAACTTTGCAAGCTGCATATATCGGCAGACTTTAGCAAAACGAAAAACGGCTACCTAAACATCAAAAATATCGCGATGAAGCCTGAATACAACTGGCTTTATCAAGTCTTTACCGACGTTTATCCGGCAAGCGTAAATTTTGCCGACGTCGCAGCGCTTTTAAAAGACGACGAAAATGCGGTAAAATCGGCGTATTTTGGCTTTATGGAGATTTTAGCCGCAGACTGCGCTAAGCTAACGACCTACGAGCGACCAAAAGTCGTTTACGAAGTAGGTAAAAGCCGCCTAAAAGAGCGGGTACGCGGATATTTTGAGTATTTTAGTGCCGCAGATGAACCGGTGATCAAAATCGCTGACGAACTAAACGTACCGGCAAATTTTTCTCAGTTTGATGCCTTTATCGCTCTTAAATTTAACGGCGAAAACTCGCCCGAAAATATCGTAAAGCAAACGGCAAAATTCGCACAAGAGCGTAAACTGGAGTTTGCCCTCAAAAACGGCGAAGCAATAAAAACCGTCAGCAAAAACGAATACCAAAAAGCAGCCGAAAACTACGTAAAAGACCTTGAGTTAAAGCTAATCGACGGCGGATTTTTAGAAAATTTCTGA
- a CDS encoding sulfite exporter TauE/SafE family protein: protein MEILSVASIGYVCLGLFVGFLSGFLGIGGGAAAVPILVFLGFDVKYAIGVSVLQMVFSSVYGSLLNIKNKNVDLKPALVLGIGGFCGASASGFIVASVPSKFLLLTLICIQTFNVIKLFFKNPEPKGAQNPSLVPLFFVGLFVGIVAISVGIGGSVIIMPVLINFLNYDIKKAVSTGLFFVIFSSISGFISLASQGLVQYEVGVLVGIGSLISVRFGVALAQKIDRTVQKRCLLALICTTLIIMINKLFA, encoded by the coding sequence ATGGAAATTTTATCGGTTGCATCGATCGGCTATGTATGTTTGGGGCTATTTGTCGGCTTTTTGTCTGGATTTTTGGGCATCGGAGGCGGCGCAGCGGCCGTACCGATACTCGTATTCTTGGGCTTTGACGTCAAATACGCAATCGGCGTGAGCGTCCTGCAGATGGTGTTTAGCTCAGTTTACGGTTCGCTTTTAAATATAAAAAACAAAAACGTCGATCTAAAACCCGCTTTGGTTTTGGGTATCGGCGGCTTTTGCGGGGCGAGTGCGAGCGGTTTTATCGTGGCGAGCGTACCGTCTAAATTTTTGCTTCTAACGCTTATTTGTATTCAGACTTTTAACGTTATTAAGCTGTTTTTTAAAAACCCCGAGCCAAAAGGCGCGCAAAATCCCTCTCTCGTTCCGCTTTTTTTCGTCGGGCTTTTTGTTGGTATAGTAGCGATTAGCGTGGGTATCGGCGGCTCGGTTATCATCATGCCGGTTTTGATAAATTTTCTTAATTACGACATCAAAAAGGCCGTTAGTACGGGGCTATTTTTCGTGATATTTTCATCGATTTCGGGCTTTATTAGCCTCGCTTCGCAAGGACTCGTGCAGTACGAGGTCGGCGTTTTAGTCGGTATCGGCTCGCTTATAAGCGTGAGATTTGGCGTAGCTTTAGCGCAAAAGATCGACCGCACCGTCCAAAAAAGATGCCTACTCGCGCTCATCTGTACGACGTTAATTATAATGATAAATAAGCTTTTTGCTTAA
- a CDS encoding DUF302 domain-containing protein, producing MKRLFLMIFAGLNLAFASVTAGQSELELEAAVKRFQRLLDMKDISEFAVVPHHIFAAQTGVNLTPSITVIFGAPGVLAPLIECEPSLALELPFKFLFQKRDGKTVVSFEDIKSVAARYGVFDCHALDAAQRLERELFDAAVK from the coding sequence TTGAAAAGATTGTTTTTGATGATTTTTGCGGGATTAAATTTGGCCTTTGCCAGCGTCACAGCAGGCCAGAGCGAGCTAGAGCTAGAAGCTGCGGTTAAGAGGTTTCAAAGACTGCTTGATATGAAGGATATTAGCGAATTTGCCGTAGTGCCTCATCATATTTTCGCCGCGCAAACGGGAGTAAATTTGACGCCGTCGATCACTGTGATTTTCGGTGCTCCAGGCGTACTTGCACCGTTAATAGAGTGCGAACCAAGCCTCGCGCTAGAGCTTCCGTTTAAGTTTTTATTTCAAAAAAGAGACGGCAAAACTGTCGTGAGCTTTGAGGATATAAAAAGCGTCGCGGCTAGATACGGCGTCTTTGACTGCCACGCCCTAGACGCGGCGCAGAGGCTAGAGCGCGAGCTTTTTGACGCCGCCGTCAAATGA
- a CDS encoding anthranilate synthase component I family protein has protein sequence MLLLNPVFYYEKIREKFANSYLAEDTTQTIVGIDCEYISSEQTDFAGLKSYFKAQKSGAPFAGLFGVLGYGGIKYFEKIPEFNASQYDFPDFFYANARAYLHFDKNSKIYSFYGDRERYYDFLVKFSTDDEAAAKEQRAKRQCKYKILTDLEGEKAHFLKIAKRAKEYLKSGDVFQVVLSEQLKLASDMDSLDFYRALSEANPSPYMFHFPTPYGDVAGSSPELVCEIKEGKIYVAPIAGTRGRGKDAIEDVALERELLNDEKELAEHKMLIDLARNDIGRVSKPKSVAVKNAMRIVRYESVMHIVSDVYGAKSDDLDAFDAVGSIFPAGTLSGTPKIRAMEIIAELESYKRNAYGGGIGFFHFNGDAQMAILIRSAIFARKFDAKFDAGRHNPHLDGANEPNLEGGELDGNFAEIFVQAGAGIVIDSVPEYEYKEICKKRASVLNVFAKNAREI, from the coding sequence ATGTTACTTTTGAACCCCGTTTTTTATTACGAAAAGATCCGCGAAAAATTCGCCAACTCCTACCTCGCCGAGGACACGACGCAGACCATCGTCGGCATCGACTGCGAGTATATCAGCAGCGAGCAAACCGATTTTGCGGGGCTTAAGAGCTATTTTAAAGCTCAAAAATCGGGTGCGCCTTTTGCGGGACTGTTTGGAGTGCTAGGCTACGGCGGAATAAAATATTTTGAAAAAATACCCGAATTTAACGCCTCACAGTACGATTTCCCAGACTTTTTCTACGCTAACGCCCGCGCCTACCTACACTTTGATAAAAATAGCAAAATTTACAGCTTTTACGGCGACCGCGAGCGGTATTACGATTTTCTCGTTAAATTTAGCACAGATGACGAAGCGGCCGCCAAGGAACAGCGCGCAAAAAGGCAGTGCAAATATAAAATTTTAACCGATTTAGAGGGCGAAAAAGCGCATTTTCTAAAGATCGCAAAGCGCGCCAAAGAGTATCTAAAAAGTGGCGACGTCTTTCAAGTCGTGCTAAGCGAACAGCTAAAACTAGCCTCGGATATGGATAGCCTAGACTTCTACCGAGCCTTGAGCGAGGCAAATCCGAGCCCGTATATGTTTCACTTTCCGACCCCGTACGGCGACGTCGCGGGCTCTAGCCCCGAGCTAGTCTGCGAGATCAAAGAGGGCAAGATCTACGTCGCACCTATCGCAGGCACTCGCGGACGCGGCAAAGACGCGATCGAGGACGTCGCGCTCGAGCGCGAACTGCTAAACGACGAAAAAGAGCTAGCCGAGCACAAAATGCTCATAGACCTTGCTCGCAACGACATCGGCCGCGTCAGCAAGCCAAAAAGCGTCGCGGTCAAAAACGCCATGCGCATCGTGCGCTACGAAAGCGTGATGCACATCGTAAGCGACGTCTACGGCGCAAAATCAGACGATCTAGACGCATTTGACGCGGTCGGCAGCATCTTTCCCGCAGGCACGCTCAGCGGTACGCCGAAAATCCGCGCCATGGAGATCATCGCCGAGCTTGAGTCGTATAAGCGCAACGCCTACGGCGGCGGCATCGGATTTTTCCACTTTAATGGCGATGCGCAAATGGCGATTTTGATTAGAAGCGCGATATTTGCACGCAAATTTGACGCTAAATTTGATGCTGGCAGGCATAACCCGCACCTTGACGGAGCAAACGAGCCAAATTTAGAGGGTGGCGAGCTCGATGGAAATTTTGCCGAAATTTTCGTGCAGGCTGGAGCGGGTATCGTGATAGATAGCGTGCCGGAATACGAATATAAAGAGATTTGCAAAAAACGCGCCTCGGTGCTAAATGTGTTCGCAAAAAACGCAAGGGAGATTTGA
- the trpD gene encoding anthranilate phosphoribosyltransferase → MILLIDNYDSFVFNVEQYLRELTDEEVRCVRNDKITLDEIRRLNPSKIVLSPGPKHPQDSGICLEILKSDIVAPVLGICLGHQAIGLVYGAKIKRLEKPYHGKTSLIKVSRKEPLFTGLPDEFEVMRYHSLYVDELPSNLEALAVSEDGVVMALSAKDRPIFGIQFHPESYFTQYGKKIIENFINYEATPAAEVAKEPKIRPLKPFLIKLQENERLDDRDFEQICEIIASKEYEITQLAALLVLISEKSLYPQSLASLAKNILKYSQTYRDPSPMIDLCGTGGDGFKTINISTNVAFILASLGVKVAKHGNKAVSSKSGSSDVLEILGVHSSNSLLRQRELLNDKNLAFFHAPFFHPLVGEVREVRQRLGIRTVFNVLGPLLNPNLALKNQLVGVYHKPVLRLYAETLQLLGRERALVVRGEDGLDEISLCDETRVVELRGGQISEYSITPEQFGFRRAFHSEIEGGTPEQNAEILKQILKGELDGPKFDVVVLNAMFALYTAGVADSPTQAKEVILDAIKSGKVYRYFEDYVRGVA, encoded by the coding sequence ATGATTTTATTGATAGACAATTATGACAGTTTCGTCTTCAACGTAGAACAATATCTACGCGAACTAACCGACGAAGAAGTACGCTGCGTGCGCAACGACAAAATCACGCTAGACGAGATCCGCAGGCTAAATCCGAGCAAAATCGTATTAAGCCCGGGACCAAAACACCCGCAAGATAGCGGTATCTGCCTAGAGATTTTAAAAAGCGACATCGTCGCGCCAGTGCTTGGTATCTGCCTCGGGCATCAGGCGATCGGGCTCGTTTACGGCGCCAAAATCAAACGCCTAGAAAAGCCCTATCACGGCAAAACTTCGCTCATAAAAGTCAGCCGCAAAGAGCCGCTATTTACGGGACTGCCGGACGAATTTGAGGTCATGCGCTACCACTCGCTTTACGTGGACGAGCTACCGTCAAATTTAGAGGCTTTGGCCGTGAGCGAGGATGGCGTAGTGATGGCGCTTAGCGCGAAAGATAGGCCGATTTTTGGTATCCAGTTTCACCCCGAGAGCTACTTCACGCAGTACGGCAAAAAAATCATCGAAAATTTCATAAACTATGAAGCCACGCCTGCGGCAGAGGTCGCCAAAGAACCCAAAATCCGCCCGCTCAAGCCGTTTCTAATCAAGCTGCAAGAAAACGAGCGGCTAGACGACCGCGACTTTGAGCAAATTTGCGAAATCATCGCAAGCAAAGAGTACGAGATCACGCAGCTAGCGGCACTTTTGGTGCTAATCAGCGAAAAAAGCCTCTATCCGCAAAGCCTCGCAAGCCTCGCCAAAAACATCCTAAAATACTCGCAGACCTACCGCGATCCATCGCCGATGATCGATCTTTGCGGCACGGGCGGTGACGGCTTTAAGACGATAAATATATCAACCAACGTCGCGTTTATCTTAGCGAGCCTTGGCGTCAAGGTCGCAAAGCACGGCAATAAGGCCGTTTCTAGCAAATCAGGCAGCTCAGACGTGCTGGAAATTTTGGGCGTTCATAGCTCAAATTCGCTCCTACGACAGCGAGAGCTGCTAAACGATAAAAATTTGGCCTTTTTCCACGCGCCGTTTTTCCATCCGTTAGTTGGCGAAGTGCGCGAAGTGCGCCAGCGCCTAGGTATCCGCACGGTTTTTAACGTACTTGGCCCGCTGCTAAATCCAAATTTGGCGCTCAAAAATCAGCTCGTGGGCGTCTATCATAAGCCTGTTTTACGCCTCTATGCCGAGACGCTGCAGCTGCTGGGACGCGAGCGAGCGCTGGTGGTTCGCGGCGAGGATGGGCTAGACGAGATCAGTCTATGCGATGAGACGCGCGTCGTGGAGCTGCGCGGCGGCCAGATCAGCGAGTACAGCATCACGCCCGAGCAGTTTGGCTTCAGACGGGCGTTTCACAGCGAGATCGAAGGTGGCACGCCTGAGCAAAACGCTGAAATTTTAAAGCAAATTTTAAAAGGCGAGTTGGACGGACCGAAATTTGACGTAGTCGTGCTAAACGCGATGTTTGCGCTCTACACAGCAGGCGTCGCGGACAGTCCCACGCAGGCCAAAGAGGTCATCCTGGACGCGATAAAAAGCGGTAAAGTTTATCGCTATTTCGAGGACTACGTGCGAGGCGTAGCGTGA
- a CDS encoding phosphoribosylanthranilate isomerase, whose protein sequence is MTLVKICGIKTPKEAREVASLDVDFLGAIFAKSKRQVSAQTAREIAGIAHEAGKKCVGVFAGQSDCEIMEICEFAALDVAQIHGEASSNLYANLKAMGLEVWRVYSVLNALPAIDTALCDMPLFDCKGENAGGNGTSFDWEILRAVKFDFGMAGGIGEHNVCEAIKFNPRVLDLNSKVEDENGIKSAEKIKKILELIKV, encoded by the coding sequence GTGACGCTGGTTAAAATTTGCGGCATCAAAACGCCCAAAGAAGCGCGCGAGGTGGCGAGCCTGGACGTAGATTTTTTGGGCGCGATATTTGCCAAAAGCAAACGTCAAGTAAGCGCTCAGACGGCGCGCGAGATAGCCGGTATAGCGCACGAGGCAGGCAAAAAATGCGTCGGCGTTTTTGCCGGACAAAGCGACTGCGAGATAATGGAAATTTGCGAATTTGCCGCTCTTGACGTCGCGCAGATCCACGGCGAGGCTAGCTCAAATTTATACGCAAATTTAAAGGCGATGGGGCTAGAGGTTTGGCGCGTTTATAGCGTGCTAAATGCGCTTCCAGCCATAGATACCGCGCTTTGCGATATGCCGCTTTTTGATTGCAAAGGCGAAAATGCCGGCGGCAACGGCACTAGCTTTGATTGGGAGATTTTGCGTGCAGTCAAATTTGACTTTGGCATGGCGGGCGGCATCGGCGAGCATAACGTGTGCGAAGCAATCAAATTTAACCCGCGAGTGCTTGATCTAAACTCAAAAGTTGAGGATGAAAACGGTATAAAATCGGCGGAGAAAATAAAGAAAATTTTGGAGCTCATAAAGGTGTAA
- the trpB gene encoding tryptophan synthase subunit beta — MNTKAYFGKFGGQFVPETVMFALDELEAAYESIAKTAEFKAELDDLLKNYVGRPSPLYHAKRLSEHYGHEIYLKREDLNHTGAHKINNALAQALLAKKMGKKKVLAETGAGQHGVATATAAALLGLECDVYMGATDVERQQLNAFRMQLLGARVVSVEDGLKTLKEATTAAIQAWVNEIESAFYVIGSAVGPHPYPRIVRDFQSIIGRETKEQLKEYGVHPDYIIACVGGGSNAIGIFSAFLDDADVNLIGVEAAGLGAHTPYHAATLTKGRTGIIHGMKTIVLQDEYGMIEPVHSISAGLDYPGVGPEHAHLHESKRAAYYGVTDDECINALYLTSRLEGIIPAIESSHALAYLEKLCPNLTKKSVIVVNVSGRGDKDINTVMSYEKGKIYG; from the coding sequence ATGAACACCAAAGCATATTTCGGAAAATTCGGCGGGCAGTTCGTGCCCGAAACCGTGATGTTCGCGCTAGACGAACTCGAGGCCGCGTACGAAAGTATCGCAAAAACGGCTGAATTTAAAGCCGAGCTAGACGACCTGCTAAAAAACTACGTCGGACGCCCGAGCCCGCTATATCACGCAAAACGCCTAAGCGAGCACTACGGGCATGAAATTTATCTAAAGCGCGAGGATCTAAACCACACGGGCGCGCATAAGATAAATAACGCCCTAGCTCAAGCGCTTCTAGCCAAAAAAATGGGCAAAAAGAAGGTTTTAGCCGAAACGGGTGCGGGTCAGCACGGCGTGGCGACTGCGACGGCGGCGGCATTGCTCGGTCTTGAGTGCGACGTATATATGGGCGCGACAGATGTCGAGCGTCAGCAGCTAAACGCATTTCGCATGCAGCTTTTAGGCGCCAGAGTCGTTAGCGTAGAAGATGGGCTAAAAACGCTAAAAGAGGCCACCACCGCAGCGATCCAAGCGTGGGTAAACGAGATAGAAAGCGCATTTTACGTCATCGGCTCAGCAGTCGGCCCGCACCCGTATCCTAGGATCGTGCGCGACTTTCAAAGTATCATCGGCCGCGAGACCAAAGAGCAGCTAAAAGAATACGGCGTGCATCCGGACTACATCATCGCCTGCGTCGGCGGCGGCAGCAACGCCATCGGCATCTTTAGCGCGTTTTTGGACGACGCGGACGTAAATTTGATCGGAGTCGAGGCTGCGGGCCTAGGCGCGCACACGCCGTATCACGCCGCAACTCTAACCAAGGGCCGCACAGGCATCATCCACGGCATGAAAACGATCGTTTTACAAGACGAATACGGCATGATCGAGCCCGTACATAGTATCTCAGCTGGGCTTGACTACCCAGGCGTGGGTCCCGAGCACGCGCACCTGCACGAGAGCAAGCGAGCCGCCTACTACGGCGTCACCGACGACGAGTGCATAAACGCGCTATATCTAACCAGCCGCCTAGAGGGCATCATCCCGGCGATCGAGAGCTCGCACGCGTTAGCGTATCTAGAAAAGCTCTGCCCAAATTTGACGAAAAAAAGCGTCATCGTCGTAAATGTCTCGGGACGCGGCGACAAGGACATAAACACCGTGATGAGCTACGAGAAAGGAAAAATTTATGGCTAA
- the trpA gene encoding tryptophan synthase subunit alpha, translating into MAKVKDAFADKKANIGYIVAGYPSVEATKEFLLNLNSSCLDLLELGIPYSDPLADGKLIAQASFETAAKGVNTDAIFAMLEECKGKINKPVVFLVYFNIVFAYGVERFIAHSKDVGIAGFIIPDLPFEESEEVAGLCAKFDLDLIPLISVTSQNRADKILKFGSGFVYALGAIGVSGSQRASEERLKALIEGLKKRSDLPVAVGFGVKNKNDADEVKTYADGAIIGTEIVKLTAKFDGEELIKQINKLF; encoded by the coding sequence ATGGCTAAGGTAAAAGACGCGTTCGCGGACAAAAAAGCAAACATCGGCTACATCGTGGCGGGATATCCTAGCGTCGAAGCGACGAAGGAGTTTTTATTAAATTTAAACAGCAGCTGCCTAGATCTACTAGAGCTTGGCATCCCATACTCCGATCCGCTTGCAGACGGCAAACTCATCGCGCAAGCTAGCTTTGAAACCGCTGCAAAGGGCGTAAACACCGACGCGATATTTGCCATGCTAGAGGAGTGCAAAGGCAAGATAAATAAACCGGTCGTATTTCTCGTGTATTTTAACATCGTATTTGCCTACGGCGTAGAGAGGTTTATCGCTCATTCAAAAGATGTCGGTATAGCAGGATTTATCATCCCCGATCTGCCGTTTGAGGAGAGCGAGGAGGTGGCAGGGTTGTGCGCCAAATTTGACCTTGATCTCATCCCGCTAATCAGCGTCACCTCGCAAAACCGCGCGGATAAAATTTTAAAATTTGGCTCAGGATTTGTCTATGCTCTGGGCGCTATCGGCGTGAGCGGCTCGCAGCGAGCAAGCGAGGAGAGACTAAAAGCGCTCATAGAGGGTCTAAAAAAAAGAAGCGATCTGCCTGTCGCGGTAGGCTTTGGCGTGAAAAACAAAAACGACGCCGACGAGGTAAAAACCTATGCCGACGGCGCGATAATCGGGACTGAGATAGTAAAGCTCACTGCCAAATTTGATGGCGAAGAGCTGATAAAGCAAATCAATAAACTTTTTTAA
- a CDS encoding chemotaxis protein CheX, translated as MDVAELGIKHLCEDTLGYKVESARSAEGEFYGSSLPIFKGKEEFHFYLYFKKDTLNRFASVLLGVDKLAEDELSDICKEAANLMIGYAKNLLNEREANAYKLGTPEYLGRTSFHVKLDDKRVYKIKNRTFQVGYKKI; from the coding sequence ATGGACGTTGCGGAGCTTGGGATCAAGCATCTGTGCGAGGATACTCTAGGCTACAAAGTAGAGAGCGCAAGGAGCGCGGAAGGCGAATTTTACGGCTCGAGCTTGCCGATTTTTAAGGGTAAAGAGGAGTTTCACTTTTATCTTTACTTTAAAAAAGATACACTAAACCGCTTTGCTAGCGTGCTTCTTGGCGTCGATAAACTAGCCGAAGACGAGCTAAGCGATATCTGCAAAGAGGCAGCAAATCTCATGATCGGCTACGCTAAAAATCTACTCAACGAACGCGAAGCAAACGCCTATAAACTAGGCACTCCCGAGTATCTAGGCAGGACGAGCTTTCACGTCAAACTAGACGACAAACGCGTATATAAAATCAAAAATAGAACATTTCAAGTAGGATACAAAAAAATATGA
- the fliN gene encoding flagellar motor switch protein FliN — protein sequence MLQERGGLFKSYDELMDIGVDFISELGTTTISVKQLLKLEVGSVIDLEKPAGESVELFINNRIFGKGEVMVYEKNLAIRINEILDSKSVIQYFKREQL from the coding sequence ATGTTGCAAGAGCGCGGTGGGCTTTTTAAAAGCTACGACGAGCTGATGGATATCGGAGTGGATTTTATCTCGGAGCTAGGCACCACGACGATTAGCGTAAAGCAGCTTTTAAAGCTCGAAGTGGGCTCGGTAATCGACCTGGAAAAGCCTGCCGGCGAGAGCGTGGAGCTTTTTATAAACAACCGAATTTTCGGCAAGGGCGAAGTAATGGTCTACGAAAAAAACCTCGCCATTAGGATAAACGAAATCCTCGACTCAAAATCCGTCATCCAGTACTTTAAACGAGAGCAACTATGA
- a CDS encoding Ppx/GppA phosphatase family protein — protein sequence MAKRTAVIDLGSNSMRMAIFEKTSRYAFHIIGEFKMKVRLGEGAYEHGGEILEKSMQKACEALSEFKNIAQNYKCTKIFAMGTSALRDAPNAGELIGMARKELGINLKVVSGKDEATFGGVAALNLLEPLEEFVTLDIGGGSAELALVSGGKITDAVSLNLGTVRLKELFFDKKNLNAAAPFIKEAFKSLPKNFKSKNLVAIGGSLRAISSAIMSAQDYPLKTVHNFAYKFQNHKNFIENLARASVLELGKFGIKKDRFDTIREGALIFLGAVDAVGAQNIYTSGAGFREGVFLSDILRPTRKFPPNFNPSVRSLQDRFLLDDNKTIVKYAKDLFAALEPLHGLEGRYESELAVAARLHSVAQCLGFYGEHASSAFFVLNALNYGFSHAQKCLVAAIIAQNGKKSSSEFERFKNLLPSEDVVRWLSFILALAKNLDANCAHKKLEFEFINHTLQIYGAKELFMAKENIKKMTKPDTFAICFA from the coding sequence ATGGCAAAACGAACCGCCGTCATAGATCTAGGCTCAAATTCGATGCGAATGGCGATTTTTGAAAAGACTTCGCGTTACGCGTTTCACATCATCGGCGAATTTAAGATGAAGGTGCGTCTGGGCGAGGGCGCGTACGAGCACGGCGGCGAGATCTTGGAAAAGTCGATGCAAAAGGCCTGCGAAGCGCTTAGTGAGTTTAAAAATATCGCACAAAACTACAAATGTACGAAAATTTTCGCTATGGGCACCTCGGCTCTGCGCGACGCTCCGAATGCCGGCGAACTCATAGGCATGGCGCGCAAAGAGCTTGGGATAAATTTAAAGGTCGTTAGCGGCAAGGATGAAGCGACGTTTGGCGGCGTGGCGGCGCTAAATTTGCTTGAGCCGCTAGAGGAGTTCGTCACGCTTGATATCGGTGGGGGGTCTGCCGAGCTTGCGCTTGTTAGTGGAGGCAAGATAACTGACGCCGTGTCGCTAAATTTAGGCACCGTGCGGCTAAAGGAGCTGTTTTTCGATAAGAAAAATTTAAACGCCGCAGCGCCATTTATCAAAGAGGCGTTCAAGAGTCTGCCTAAAAATTTTAAAAGCAAAAACCTAGTCGCCATCGGCGGTAGCCTGCGCGCGATATCTTCTGCTATCATGTCGGCGCAAGACTACCCGCTAAAAACCGTGCACAACTTTGCCTACAAATTTCAAAACCACAAAAACTTCATCGAAAATTTAGCCCGAGCGAGCGTGCTTGAGCTTGGAAAATTCGGCATCAAAAAAGACCGCTTCGATACGATTAGAGAGGGCGCGCTCATCTTTTTAGGTGCAGTGGATGCTGTGGGCGCACAAAACATCTATACTAGCGGCGCGGGCTTTAGAGAGGGCGTATTTTTGAGCGATATCTTGCGCCCGACACGTAAATTCCCGCCGAATTTCAACCCGAGTGTGAGGAGCTTGCAGGATAGATTTTTGCTAGACGATAACAAGACGATCGTTAAATACGCAAAAGACCTCTTTGCCGCGCTAGAGCCGCTGCATGGGCTTGAGGGGCGATACGAGAGCGAGCTGGCCGTCGCTGCGAGGCTACACAGTGTAGCGCAGTGTTTGGGATTTTACGGCGAGCACGCTAGTTCGGCGTTTTTTGTACTAAATGCCTTAAACTACGGCTTTTCGCATGCACAAAAATGCCTAGTTGCCGCGATCATCGCGCAAAACGGTAAAAAAAGCTCGAGCGAATTTGAGCGCTTTAAAAACCTGCTACCGAGCGAGGACGTCGTGCGCTGGCTGAGTTTTATCCTCGCGCTTGCTAAAAATCTCGATGCAAACTGCGCGCATAAAAAGTTGGAGTTTGAGTTTATCAACCACACTTTGCAAATTTACGGCGCTAAGGAGCTGTTTATGGCGAAGGAAAATATCAAAAAAATGACTAAGCCGGATACCTTTGCGATCTGTTTTGCGTGA